Proteins encoded by one window of Rhodamnia argentea isolate NSW1041297 chromosome 6, ASM2092103v1, whole genome shotgun sequence:
- the LOC115727853 gene encoding disease resistance protein L6-like, with the protein MAVPGEHRPLDGFLPHGLTSNTPFPSLKLSVLIGILSLSALSIALLICLCIRLRRTSKKRNMLAKETDSRASSGPSYEVFLSFRGVDTRHEFTDFLYDGMHNAGILVFRDSESLHVGKRIADELLQAIENSKIYIPVFSKNYAWSHWCLRELAHMVECTSKSNGNKEILPIFLDVEPDDVKLKTNLYSKALLKHQKKFCTEVESWKKALIEVDKVKGWNWKRDEGQADLRNSVIETVLDKLNAGNKKIVSENLVGVYDRVKALIKMLDVGSDNVQFLIIHRMGGIGKTTLAKCVFNQLSSDFKDRNFLSNIRESSQRHGMVYLQKQLLSEFLDSRSFVERIHDVNEGINMIKRVLGSKKVLIVLDDVDGKEQLKSLAEKGDWFCMGSRIIITTRDQSILRIEGEASSEGPVEKSSKVTSYEVHEMEFDDALKLFSKHAFRRDSPRDQFFSLSNEIVSTLGRLPLALEVTGSSLNNESEEFWKATLKKLKEAPPKEVQSTLMISYDKLEDKQKQVFLDIACFFIDDYKTCPFYMWDACGYHPHVTIKVLCLMSLIKIKDDDTFWMHDQVRDLGREIIRQENCEDPSKRSRVWNPKETRSILKGKEGSTKIKALSLGRRKGILTVTGDELANLQKLRFFQGGCVSLAGDVNRLFPSLTWLSCRDFSLEFEAKNFHPTNLAVLDLSWSNISEERIDWIRVASKLKVLDLGYCHRLTRTPDLSTLVSLEKLILRSCWNIKELPNSIGKLQSLIELDLSGTSISHLPDSIGNPKQLTILGIGNSQGITKLPGAIAQLDKLVVLDAGRCQNLTGEIPAEIERLSCLRILDLSWTKISRLPTTVNRLSNLQELKLARSDIKQLPELPPSLTCPTWEAAIYLESFSSLPTSIGTLSQLKALALASPNVRLLPQLPSSLRELKLVNLAIVQPLDFSNLVKLSTLEFYSCSILEFSGRFGPELEKLYLGKCSFGRLDALFQLEMRRLPSLTLDMCEFLPEILDLSHMKNLQEVFLFGRKLQVAIRGLEELGSLSSLMVVNCSSIEWMSDLSKLRKLEKLQVKICPKLRSLEGVNHLESLKRMWIHDCGLLECLADTSNMDLGCCHVVHCDLLPDRHCCEHGSNCRYLSLNGVSLKFALQIMHDAEVINLMMCNANDRHAVRRNRPNPWYSKEGGAVKTEMSKVEANVVGVPKPGKNKGKVIVLEEVKVRFGRDASLSK; encoded by the exons ATGGCGGTGCCCGGCGAACACCGACCTCTCGACGGCTTTCTACCTCACGGGCTCACCTCCAACACTCCCTTCCCCAGCCTCAAGCTGTCTGTCCTCATCGGAATCCTCAGCCTCTCCGCGCTCTCCATCGCTCTCCTCATATGCCTCTGCATCCGTCTCCgccggacctcgaagaagcGCAATATGCTAGCAAAAGAGACGGATTCGAGGGCATCATCAGGACCTTCCTATGAGGTTTTTCTAAGTTTTCGAGGAGTGGACACCCGCCATGAATTCACCGATTTTCTTTACGATGGCATGCATAATGCCGGGATCCTCGTCTTTAGAGACAGTGAATCCCTCCACGTTGGTAAAAGGATCGCCGATGAACTTCTACAAGCAATCGAGAACTCTAAGATCTACATCCCCGTCTTCTCCAAGAATTATGCTTGGAGTCACTGGTGCCTCCGAGAGCTCGCACACATGGTTGAGTGCACCTCCAAATCGAACGGGAATAAAGAGATCTTGCCGATTTTCTTGGATGTGGAGCCTGACGATGTCAAACTCAAAACAAACTTATACAGCAAAGCACTTTTGAAGCACCAGAAGAAGTTTTGCACTGAAGTTGAATCATGGAAAAAGGCTCTTATTGAGGTGGACAAGGTCAAGGGATGGAACTGGAAAAGAGATGAAGG CCAAGCAGATTTGAGAAACTCTGTGATTGAAACTGTGTTGGATAAGCTGAATGCTGGAAATAAAAAGATTGTGAGTGAAAATCTAGTTGGAGTTTATGATCGTGTAAAAGCTCTTATCAAAATGTTGGATGTGGGATCTGACAACGTACAATTTCTCATAATCCACAGAATGGGCGGGATTGGCAAAACAACACTTGCTAAGTGCGTCTTCAACCAACTGTCTTCTGACTTCAAAGACCGCAATTTTCTTTCAAACATCCGAGAGTCATCACAACGCCACGGTATGGTATATTTGCAGAAACAATTGCTGTCCGAGTTTCTTGATTCTCGTTCTTTCGTTGAGCGAATTCATGACGTCAATGAGGGGATCAACATGATCAAGAGAGTTCTTGGCAGTAAAAAAGTTCTCATTGTTCTGGATGACGTGGATGGGAAAGAGCAACTTAAAAGTCTAGCAGAAAAAGGCGATTGGTTCTGTATGGGAAGTAGGATTATCATAACTACTAGGGATCAAAGTATCCTAAGGATTGAGGGAGAAGCAAGCAGTGAAGGCCCCGTAGAAAAGTCTTCAAAAGTTACTTCTTACGAAGTACATGAAATGGAGTTTGATGATGCTCTTAAGCTTTTCAGTAAGCATGCCTTTAGAAGAGACTCTCCTCGAGATCAATTTTTCTCCCTTTCAAATGAGATTGTCTCCACTTTGGGAAGGCTTCCTTTAGCCCTTGAAGTTACGGGTTCATCCCTTAACAATGAGTCGGAAGAATTCTGGAAAGCCACATTGAAGAAGTTAAAAGAAGCTCCTCCCAAAGAAGTCCAAAGTACATTGATGATATCTTACGATAAGTTGGAAGATAAACAAAAGCAAGTGTTTTTGgatatagcttgtttttttattgatgacTATAAGACATGCCCTTTCTACATGTGGGATGCCTGTGGATACCACCCACACGTTACCATTAAGGTCCTCTGTCTCATGTCcttgataaaaatcaaagacgatgatactttttggatgcatgaccaagtaCGGGACCTTGGAAGGGAAATCATTCGTCAAGAGAATTGCGAAGATCCCAGCAAACGCAGCAGAGTATGGAATCCTAAAGAAACCCGGAGCATTCTAAAGGGTAAAGAG GGGAGTACCAAAATTAAGGCACTGTCACTTGGACGTCGTAAAGGCATTCTAACAGTAACAGGTGACGAGCTTGCTAATCTACAGAAGCTGAGGTTCTTTCAAGGAGGATGTGTGTCCCTTGCTGGAGACGTCAATCGTCTTTTCCCCAGTTTGACATGGCTTTCTTGCCGTGATTTCTCTCTTGAGTTTGAGGCGAAAAACTTTCATCCGACTAATTTAGCCGTTCTTGACCTTTCATGGAGCAATATTTCAGAGGAAAGGATTGATTGGATTAGA GTGGCAAGTAAACTAAAAGTACTAGATCTCGGCTACTGCCACCGATTAACGAGAACACCGGATTTATCCACGTTGGTGTCTTTGGAGAAGTTGATATTACGGTCTTGTTGGAATATAAAGGAACTTCCGAACTCGATTGGGAAGTTACAATCATTGATCGAGTTGGATTTGTCGGGGACAAGTATTAGTCACCTACCCGATTCAATCGGCAATCCGAAGCAACTAACAATACTCGGGATCGGCAACTCACAAGGGATAACAAAATTACCAGGTGCAATCGCGCAGTTGGATAAGCTTGTAGTGTTAGACGCCGGAAGATGTCAGAACTTGACTGGGGAAATACCTGCAGAAATTGAGAGATTGTCTTGTTTGAGAATCCTAGACTTGTCATGGACAAAAATATCTAGATTACCCACGACGGTGAATCGCCTCTCTAATCTCCAAGAACTTAAGCTAGCCAGATCTGATATTAAACAGTTGCCGGAGCTTCCCCCTAGTTTGACTTGTCCGACATGGGAGGCTGCTATTTATCTGGAGAGTTTCAGTTCTCTTCCTACTAGCATCGGTACCCTATCTCAGCTGAAAGCACTAGCATTGGCCTCCCCAAATGTGCGACTCCTCCCCCAGCTTCCGTCTAGTTTAAGAGAGTTAAAACTTGTAAATCTGGCGATCGTACAACCGCtagatttttccaatttggtaAAATTGTCAACCTTGGAATTCTATAGCTGTTCGATTCTGGAATTCTCCGGTAGATTTGGTCCGGAGTTGGAGAAACTATACTTGGGGAAATGCTCGTTTGGAAGACTGGACGCACTGTTTCAGTTGGAAATGAGAAGATTGCCATCTTTAACTTTGGATATGTGTGAGTTCCTCCCAGAAATACTTGATCTGTCGCATATGAAGAATCTGCAAGAGGTATTTCTGTTTGGACGCAAGCTGCAAGTCGCGATTCGCGGCCTTGAGGAATTGGGATCCCTTTCCTCCCTCATGGTCGTCAATTGTAGTTCGATTGAATGGATGTCGGATCTATCGAAATTGAGAAAGCTAGAGAAGCTCCAAGTAAAAATTTGTCCGAAGCTAAGAAGCCTGGAAGGTGTAAACCACTTGGAATCTTTAAAGAGGATGTGGATTCACGATTGCGGGTTGTTGGAGTGTTTGGCTGACACCTCAAATATGGATTTAGGATGTTGCCATGTCGTCCATTGCGACCTGTTGCCCGACCGCCATTGTTGTGAACATGGGAGTAATTGTCGATATTTGAG CCTCAATGGCGTAAGCCTCAAATTTGCCCTCCAAATCATGCACGACGCCGAAGTTATCAACCTCATGATGTGCAACGCAAATGACCGGCATGCCGTGCGACGCAATAGACCGAACCCATGGTACTCCAAAGAAGGAGGGGCCGTGAAGACAGAGATGTCAAAGGTTGAAGCTAACGTTGTTGGTGTTCCGAAGCCTGGAAAGAACAAAGGCAAGGTCATAGTTTTGGAAGAAGTGAAGGTCAGATTTGGAAGAGATGCTTCCCTTAGCAAGTGA